Proteins co-encoded in one Nicotiana sylvestris chromosome 7, ASM39365v2, whole genome shotgun sequence genomic window:
- the LOC104235738 gene encoding cleavage and polyadenylation specificity factor subunit 3-I-like has translation MPPNIILVHGEANEMGRLKQKLTSLFADGNTKIITPKNCQSVEMHFNSEKMAKTVGNLAEKTPEVGEIVSGLLVKKGFTYQIMASDDLHVFSQLSTANVTQRITIPYSGAFAVIQHRLKQIYESVESSTDEESGVPSLRVHERVTVKQESENHLCTADPISDMVSDSIVALVLNASREMPKVSVESETLMNEEEDAKKAEKIVHALLVSLFGDVKFGNDGKLVINVDGNVANLDKQTGDVECENEGLKERVRTAYRRIRSAVKPIPLSAA, from the coding sequence ATGCCTCCCAACATAATTCTAGTCCATGGAGAGGCTAATGAGATGGGAAGGCTCAAGCAGAAACTTACCTCCCTCTTTGCTGATGGAAATACTAAAATAATTACGCCCAAGAACTGTCAATCagttgaaatgcacttcaactcTGAGAAAATGGCTAAAACTGTTGGAAATCTGGCTGAAAAGACCCCTGAAGTGGGTGAAATTGTCAGTGGTTTACTTGTAAAGAAAGGTTTCACTTACCAGATCATGGCATCTGATGATCTCCATGTCTTTTCTCAGCTATCCACTGCAAATGTCACACAGAGAATTACTATCCCATATTCAGGTGCTTTCGCCGTTATACAACACAGGCTTAAGCAAATCTATGAAAGTGTAGAGTCCTCGACAGATGAGGAATCTGGTGTTCCAAGTTTGCGAGTGCATGAGCGAGTGACAGTGAAGCAGGAGTCAGAGAATCATCTTTGCACAGCAGATCCAATTAGTGACATGGTATCTGACTCCATCGTGGCATTGGTTTTGAATGCCAGCAGGGAGATGCCTAAAGTATCAGTTGAGTCGGAAACGTTGATGAACGAGGAGGAAGATGCCAAGAAAGCTGAGAAAATAGTCCATGCACTCCTTGTTTCTCTGTTTGGTGACGTGAAATTTGGGAACGACGGTAAGCTGGTAATAAATGTTGATGGGAATGTGGCTAATCTTGATAAACAAACTGGTGATGTTGAATGTGAAAATGAAGGTCTCAAGGAGAGAGTTAGGACTGCATACCGGAGAATTAGAAGTGCTGTGAAGCCAATACCGCTTTCTGCAGCTTAG
- the LOC138873462 gene encoding cleavage and polyadenylation specificity factor subunit 3-I-like, with protein MEVNDIHFWCYTAGLVLGAAMFMVDIAGVRVLYTGDYSREEDRHLRAAETPEFSPDICIIESTYGVQLHMPRQIREKLFTDVIHSTLMQGGRVLIPAFALGRAQELLLILEEYWSNHPELANFPIYYASPLARKCMAVYQAYINSMNERIRNQFASSDPFNFKHISSLNSIEDFTDNKPCVVMASPGSLQSGLSRQLFNKWCSDKKNACVIPGYVVEGTLAKTIINEPKEVTLQNGLSAPLNMQVHYIS; from the coding sequence ATGGAAGTAAATGACATTCACTTTTGGTGTTATACTGCCGGTCTTGTCCTTGGTGCTGCCATGTTTATGGTTGATATTGCTGGTGTTCGAGTTCTCTATACAGGAGACTACTCCCGTGAAGAAGACAGGCATCTCCGTGCTGCTGAGACCCCAGAATTTTCTCCAGATATTTGCATTATAGAATCAACTTATGGTGTTCAACTCCATATGCCACGTCAGATAAGAGAGAAGCTTTTCACTGATGTGATACACTCAACACTCATGCAAGGGGGTCGGGTGCTGATTCCTGCTTTCGCCTTGGGACGTGCACAGGAACTTCTCCTCATCCTGGAGGAATATTGGTCTAACCATCCTGAACTTGCTAATTTCCCCATATATTATGCTTCTCCACTTGCAAGAAAGTGTATGGCTGTCTATCAGGCTTACATCAATTCCATGAATGAAAGGATCCGCAATCAGTTTGCCAGCTCAGATCCATTCAATTTCAAACATATTTCTTCCCTGAACAGTATTGAAGATTTTACAGACAACAAACCATGTGTTGTGATGGCAAGCCCAGGTAGTCTTCAAAGTGGTTTGTCAAGGCAGCTGTTCAATAAATGGTGCTCTGACAAGAAAAATGCTTGTGTTATACCTGGGTATGTGGTGGAAGGGACCTTGGCTAAGACTATCATCAATGAACCGAAGGAAGTCACCTTACAAAATGGCTTGAGTGCTCCACTTAATATGCAGGTTCATTATATTTCATAA